The genomic segment CGGTGCCTTCGCGGTTGGTGAGGCCCACCGCGCCGTCGGCCAGCAGGGGTTCGTCCCCCTCGTCGTAGAGGGCGTTGCCGTTGGCGTCCAGATAGAGCAACACGCAGATGGTGCCTACCCCGGGAACTGGGGTGGGGGTGGGGAGGAGCGCCGTGGGCGTGGCCGTCGGCCCCAAAGTGGGCGTGGGCAGCACAGGGCCGGCAAAGCCCAAAAGCAGGGTTTGCCCGGGGACGATGGTTTCGTTGGGGGCCAGGTTGTTCAACTCCCGCAGTTCGTCCACCGTCAGGCCGCTGATGGCGGCCACCCGCCATAGGGTGTCGCCCGGCTGGACGACATACAAGATGCGCCCATCGGCCCCCGGTGTGGGGGTGGGAAAGGGCGTCAGGGCCTGGGCCGGAACCGATGCCTGGGCGGGTGCCGAGCCCAACGCCAGCCAGACCGCCAGGACGCCCCAAAGCAGCCATCCGAGCAGTGTCCCCGTTTTCTTCCCTGTGCCTCGTTTCATGGGTTCATTATATCACTGGCTCAAATTGTGGTATAACCAGACGAGAAAGTTCGCCCCTGCATCTCCGAGTAAAGGCTTATGAACAGATCCGAAAACGAGTCGCCCCCCCTTTCCGATGGCGCGCAGCCTTCCTCGCCCGGAGGCAACGGTGAAGCCTGTTTGATTTTGGGCCTCTTGGTGGCCTTGGTAGGATGGGCGTTGTATCTGGTGGGTATGAGGCCGCAATGGTTTGGCCTGGAACGCGCCCCGGGGGTCGGGCTGGTGCAATTGCTCATCCTGTCGGTGGGGTGGGTGATTTTCGCCGCCGGCGCTTATTGGAGCATCGCCGCCATGTGGCCCAAAGGGCAGCCCTGGCCCTTGCGGGCCGATATCGGCGCCCGATTGCTGGCCACCGGCACGGTGTTGGTGGTCCTGGCCGCTCTGGCGGATGTGTTCGGATTGGGATCGCATCCCTGGCCGTTGACGCCCTCCTTTGGGCCGTGGCAGCAGGCCGGCGTGCTCATCGGGCAGGGCGTGGGCTTCCTGGGGGTGTTGTTGATGTGGCCTCCAAAAGACATCTCGCCCCCCAGGTCGTAAACCGCACCGGGATGTCGGACCCTTCGCTGGCTCGGCTTCCCGATACGGGATCGCCCCCGGAAAAAGAACCGCCCCCGGTATCCTGTCGGGGGCGGCGTGCGTCAGGTAGGGGCGGCGCTTAGCCGCGCAAGGGGGAGGGGGGACGATCCTCCAAAGCATCCACTTTGCGGCTGATTTCAATGCCGTACATACCCATGGCTTCACGCACCAGTTCCATGGTGGCGCGGGCCTCCTCCCGGGCGCGGCGGGTGCCCTCGATGAGGATCTCCTCGATCAGTTCGGGCTTGCCTTCGTAGCGGGCGCGGCGTTCACGGATGGGCTCCAGAAAAGCGTTCAGCGCGCGGGCCAGTTTTTGCTTCACTTCCACATCGCCTACCTTGCCCTGGCGATAGCGTTCTTTGAGGTCTTCCACCTCCTCTTTGTTGGGGTTGAAAATGTCGTGGTAGCG from the Anaerolineae bacterium genome contains:
- a CDS encoding LysM peptidoglycan-binding domain-containing protein; the protein is MKRGTGKKTGTLLGWLLWGVLAVWLALGSAPAQASVPAQALTPFPTPTPGADGRILYVVQPGDTLWRVAAISGLTVDELRELNNLAPNETIVPGQTLLLGFAGPVLPTPTLGPTATPTALLPTPTPVPGVGTICVLLYLDANGNALYDEGDEPLLADGAVGLTNREGT